A genomic stretch from Halarsenatibacter silvermanii includes:
- the trxB gene encoding thioredoxin-disulfide reductase, giving the protein MGNADRKTHDLIIIGGGPAGLTASIYAGRAGLKPVTINGPNPGGQIMNTDVLENFPGFPDGIKGPELGQKLVEQAQNQQVELLFEEVKSIDLESRPFSVVTHMQELQSRTMIIATGAHPRRLGLQNEGRLTGDGVSYCAVCDGALYDDETVAVVGGGDSALEEADYLTRFADKVYLIHRRDEYRAGPTAVELIESNDSIKPVLSAEITELMIDEGLDGLVLEDKKKEEEFELPEVTGLFISIGYEPNTDLVCSQLECDDWGYIITDEFMKTSREGVFAAGDVQDHHYQQVITAAASGAKAAMEANSYLRQLKR; this is encoded by the coding sequence ATGGGTAATGCTGACAGAAAGACGCATGATCTAATAATAATTGGAGGAGGACCGGCCGGTCTAACAGCCAGTATTTATGCCGGCAGGGCAGGCCTTAAGCCTGTAACTATAAATGGGCCCAACCCGGGAGGTCAGATTATGAATACTGATGTGCTGGAAAATTTCCCCGGTTTTCCGGACGGAATAAAAGGTCCGGAACTCGGACAGAAGCTGGTGGAACAGGCTCAAAATCAGCAGGTGGAGCTTCTCTTTGAAGAGGTCAAATCCATAGATCTGGAGAGCAGGCCTTTTTCGGTCGTCACTCACATGCAGGAACTGCAGAGTCGGACAATGATAATAGCCACCGGAGCTCATCCGCGCCGGCTGGGCCTGCAAAATGAGGGAAGACTCACTGGTGATGGTGTTTCTTACTGTGCTGTCTGCGATGGAGCTCTTTATGATGATGAAACGGTGGCCGTTGTCGGCGGGGGAGACAGCGCGCTGGAAGAGGCCGATTATTTAACCCGTTTTGCAGACAAAGTCTATCTCATCCATCGACGTGATGAGTACAGAGCGGGCCCGACTGCAGTAGAGCTGATAGAATCCAACGACAGTATCAAACCTGTTTTGAGTGCAGAGATAACTGAACTGATGATAGATGAAGGTCTGGACGGTCTGGTGCTGGAGGATAAGAAAAAAGAAGAGGAATTCGAACTGCCGGAAGTCACCGGCCTCTTTATATCGATAGGTTATGAGCCAAACACGGATTTAGTCTGTTCACAGTTAGAATGTGATGACTGGGGTTATATCATAACAGATGAATTTATGAAGACCAGCAGAGAAGGAGTTTTTGCCGCTGGCGATGTTCAGGACCATCATTACCAGCAGGTTATAACTGCGGCTGCTTCGGGAGCTAAAGCCGCGATGGAAGCCAACAGCTATCTGCGCCAGCTCAAAAGATAG